The nucleotide window AGTCCCGGCTGCGGGCGGCGCCGGTCACAGGGCCGAGTCGGAGTCGCTGGAGTCCAGGCTGTTCCTCAGTTTGCAGCCGCTGAGCGGCTCCCTCTGCAGCGACAGACTCTGCGTGCTGCGGCGCAGGCACTCCAGGCTCTGCAGGAACGACTTCTtggccttctcctcctccataggggacgccccctcctcctccacctcctggaTCTCGTCGAAGGTCACCGGCTGCGTCTTGAAACGGGACTGGCGCGGCCGCCGCAGCCGGCCCTTGCCCTTGGACAGCTTGGCGGGCCGCATGGGCTGCGGGAACTCGTCGGCCAGGCACACGAAGTGCGGCATCACCGCCTGGTAGCTGGAGCAGATGCCCATCAGCTCGCCGGGCTTGGCGGCCGCCATGGCGCGGCCGGCGTTTTCGGGGTCGGCCGGCGGGGCGGCGGGGCTCTCCGGGGGCGGCCGC belongs to Bos indicus x Bos taurus breed Angus x Brahman F1 hybrid chromosome 15, Bos_hybrid_MaternalHap_v2.0, whole genome shotgun sequence and includes:
- the C15H11orf96 gene encoding uncharacterized protein C11orf96 homolog — its product is MAAAKPGELMGICSSYQAVMPHFVCLADEFPQPMRPAKLSKGKGRLRRPRQSRFKTQPVTFDEIQEVEEEGASPMEEEKAKKSFLQSLECLRRSTQSLSLQREPLSGCKLRNSLDSSDSDSAL